A DNA window from Guyparkeria halophila contains the following coding sequences:
- a CDS encoding potassium transporter TrkG yields MQFLIVIRILGILLMVFGLTFIPPWLVGWVMGDANLTPFTLSFVISVTLGGILWSLTRNYRRELKLRDGLLIVVSFWVVLGLIGSTPIYLQPELGLSFTQAVFESVSGITTTGATVITGLDELPRSLLFYRQQLQWLGGLGIIVLVVAFLPLLGVGGMQLYKGEMTGPIKDSRLSGRISETAKVLWLVYTGITVFCALVYKIGGMTWFDAVSHAFSTVATGGFSTHDASFGYFQSPSMQVAAMIFMILGAMPMALHFIALRHGSLRAYWRSAEVRFYFGWMAAIAAMVVVFFLVNLPDGSWLETVRLNLFNLVSFATTTGYTATDHTAYGPFLMLLLVMTTVIGGCAGSTTGGMKSVRVMLLARQGFHEVRRLIHPHAVFVIRLSGRPLDPGVISAVWAFFAAWMFTFLFFFFAMLFTGMDIESALGAVLATLANLGPGIGSVASNFAGESDTVLWLGMMAMILGRLEIFTVLAILLPMFWRR; encoded by the coding sequence ATGCAATTCCTGATCGTCATCCGTATTCTCGGGATCCTCCTGATGGTCTTCGGCCTGACCTTCATCCCGCCGTGGTTGGTCGGCTGGGTGATGGGGGACGCCAACCTGACGCCCTTTACCCTGAGCTTCGTGATCAGCGTCACGCTCGGCGGCATCCTCTGGAGCCTGACCCGCAACTACCGCCGTGAGCTGAAGCTGCGCGACGGGCTGCTGATCGTGGTGTCGTTCTGGGTCGTGCTGGGCCTGATCGGCTCGACGCCGATCTACCTGCAGCCGGAACTGGGCCTGAGCTTCACCCAGGCGGTGTTCGAATCGGTCTCGGGCATCACCACCACCGGGGCGACGGTGATCACGGGGCTCGACGAGTTGCCGCGCTCGCTGTTGTTCTATCGCCAGCAACTCCAGTGGCTCGGCGGCCTGGGGATCATCGTGTTGGTGGTCGCCTTCCTGCCGCTGCTGGGCGTGGGCGGCATGCAGCTTTACAAGGGCGAGATGACCGGCCCGATCAAGGATTCGCGCCTCTCGGGGCGCATCTCGGAGACCGCCAAGGTCCTCTGGCTGGTCTACACCGGCATCACCGTGTTCTGTGCCCTGGTCTACAAGATCGGCGGGATGACCTGGTTCGATGCCGTCAGCCACGCCTTTTCGACGGTCGCCACCGGCGGGTTCTCCACCCACGACGCGAGTTTCGGCTATTTCCAGAGCCCGAGCATGCAGGTCGCGGCGATGATCTTCATGATTCTCGGGGCGATGCCCATGGCGCTGCACTTCATCGCGCTGCGCCACGGCTCGTTGCGCGCCTATTGGCGGAGCGCCGAGGTGCGCTTCTATTTCGGCTGGATGGCTGCGATCGCTGCGATGGTGGTGGTGTTCTTTCTCGTCAACCTGCCCGACGGCAGCTGGCTGGAGACGGTGCGCCTGAACCTGTTCAACCTGGTTTCGTTTGCCACGACGACGGGATACACCGCCACCGATCACACCGCCTACGGGCCGTTTTTGATGCTGTTGCTGGTGATGACCACCGTCATCGGGGGCTGCGCCGGCTCGACCACCGGCGGGATGAAGTCGGTGCGGGTGATGCTGCTGGCCCGCCAGGGTTTCCACGAGGTGCGTCGCCTGATCCATCCGCACGCGGTGTTCGTCATCCGCCTGAGTGGCCGACCGCTCGACCCGGGCGTGATCAGCGCCGTCTGGGCCTTCTTCGCCGCCTGGATGTTTACCTTCCTGTTCTTCTTCTTCGCCATGCTGTTCACGGGCATGGATATCGAATCGGCGCTGGGGGCAGTGCTCGCCACCCTGGCCAACCTCGGCCCCGGCATCGGTTCGGTGGCCAGCAACTTTGCCGGCGAATCCGACACGGTGTTGTGGCTGGGCATGATGGCGATGATCCTTGGCCGCCTGGAGATCTTCACCGTGCTGGCCATTCTGCTGCCGATGTTCTGGCGGCGATGA
- a CDS encoding LpxL/LpxP family acyltransferase, whose amino-acid sequence MTRRSAAVGPPAFRRGLLAPRYWPTWLGIGLLRLLAVGGHPLRRAVARLLAGLYRRVNPRRVGIIATNLRLCFPHKTAATREQWLREYLERHMLALLDLGRIRRARRGELTRQTEIEGQAVLDRLRVEPGLILTVHSVGLEWAAAMLAETVEGSTIYKPFADNPVIDWWFSGMRTRHGTEALPRERGMGPHLRALRSGRSFFYIADEDLGAEHSVFAPFFGVEKATLPLAGKLARASRRPVYPVIGQLDQVTGRYRLRFLEPVELPAGNDREAATAINRVIEALVVDDPAQLMWSLKYFKTTPPGEDDRYRD is encoded by the coding sequence ATGACTCGCCGGAGTGCCGCTGTCGGTCCGCCGGCCTTTCGGCGCGGGCTGCTCGCCCCGCGTTACTGGCCGACCTGGCTGGGGATTGGCCTGCTGCGACTGCTGGCCGTCGGCGGGCATCCGCTGCGCCGTGCGGTGGCACGGCTGCTTGCCGGGCTCTACCGGCGCGTCAATCCGCGCCGGGTCGGCATCATCGCCACCAACCTCCGCCTGTGTTTCCCGCATAAGACGGCCGCGACCCGTGAGCAGTGGCTGCGCGAGTACCTGGAACGGCACATGCTCGCGTTGCTCGATCTCGGCCGCATTCGCCGCGCGCGCCGTGGTGAGCTGACCCGTCAGACCGAGATCGAGGGGCAGGCGGTTCTCGACCGGTTGCGCGTCGAGCCCGGCCTGATCCTGACCGTGCACAGTGTCGGCCTGGAGTGGGCCGCGGCCATGCTGGCCGAGACGGTCGAGGGCTCGACCATCTACAAGCCCTTTGCCGACAACCCGGTGATCGACTGGTGGTTCAGTGGGATGCGCACCCGGCATGGCACCGAGGCCCTGCCGCGCGAACGTGGCATGGGGCCGCATCTGCGCGCCCTGCGCTCGGGGCGGAGTTTCTTCTATATCGCCGACGAGGATCTGGGCGCCGAGCACAGTGTCTTCGCGCCCTTCTTCGGTGTGGAGAAGGCGACCCTGCCGCTGGCGGGCAAGCTGGCGCGGGCCAGTCGGCGGCCGGTCTATCCGGTGATCGGTCAGCTCGATCAGGTCACCGGGCGGTACCGGTTGCGCTTTCTCGAGCCGGTCGAGTTGCCGGCCGGTAACGACCGCGAGGCGGCCACCGCGATCAACCGCGTGATCGAGGCGCTGGTGGTCGATGATCCGGCCCAGTTGATGTGGTCGCTCAAGTACTTCAAGACCACGCCGCCGGGCGAGGATGATCGCTACCGGGATTGA
- a CDS encoding lysophospholipid acyltransferase family protein has product MSRRRDSAWYRLRGRLRVGLAGLLLRLLGGLSLAGAQRLGRVIGRLFWVTNGKTRRTVEDNLARCLPELDPDERARLARRSLIETGMGLIETGTTWRWPRERIEPIVTGMPGFEQIERALEKGRGAILLAPHMGNWELGGLMTGIRTPTTVMYRPPREPAMEALLVELRSGFGADMAPANLGGVRKALRALKRGELVAILPDQAPRHGEGVMAPFFGQPALTMTLIRTLARRTGAAAFTGWAERLPEARGFAIHYAAVAEPIAHEDPAEAAAALNREVERVVRENPAQYQWTYPRFRRQASGRIRREQRQED; this is encoded by the coding sequence ATGAGCCGACGCCGGGACAGCGCCTGGTACCGATTGCGCGGGAGACTGCGCGTCGGACTGGCGGGCCTGCTGCTCCGCCTGCTCGGCGGGCTGTCACTCGCCGGGGCGCAGCGGCTGGGTCGAGTGATCGGACGGCTGTTCTGGGTGACCAACGGCAAGACGCGACGCACCGTCGAAGACAACCTCGCGCGCTGCCTGCCGGAACTTGACCCCGACGAACGTGCCCGCCTAGCTCGACGCAGCCTGATCGAGACCGGCATGGGCCTGATCGAGACCGGCACCACCTGGCGCTGGCCCCGCGAGCGAATCGAGCCCATCGTGACCGGCATGCCCGGATTCGAGCAGATCGAGCGGGCGCTGGAAAAAGGGCGAGGCGCGATCCTACTCGCTCCTCACATGGGGAACTGGGAACTGGGCGGGCTGATGACCGGCATCCGCACGCCCACGACCGTCATGTACCGCCCGCCACGCGAGCCGGCCATGGAAGCCCTGCTGGTGGAACTGCGTTCGGGCTTCGGCGCCGACATGGCCCCGGCCAACCTCGGCGGGGTGCGAAAGGCCTTGCGCGCGCTCAAGCGCGGCGAGCTGGTCGCCATCCTGCCCGATCAGGCACCACGACACGGCGAGGGCGTCATGGCGCCGTTCTTCGGTCAGCCGGCATTGACCATGACCCTGATCCGTACGTTGGCTCGACGCACCGGCGCGGCCGCCTTCACCGGCTGGGCCGAACGGCTGCCCGAGGCCCGCGGGTTTGCGATTCACTACGCAGCCGTCGCCGAGCCCATCGCTCATGAGGACCCGGCCGAGGCGGCCGCGGCCCTCAACCGCGAGGTCGAGCGGGTCGTGCGGGAGAACCCCGCCCAGTACCAGTGGACCTACCCGCGCTTTCGGCGCCAGGCCAGCGGCCGGATCCGGCGCGAGCAGCGTCAGGAAGACTGA
- a CDS encoding tRNA 2-thiocytidine biosynthesis TtcA family protein: MHYQMLHHGDRVLLGLSGGKDSLSLLHILRHIQRRAPIDFEIAAVTVDPMVPGFDPGPLSGYLETLGVRHYRVQEDIVALADDHMSGDSYCSFCSRLKRGLIYRLAREEGFNVLALAQHLDDLAESFMMSAFHGGKLNTMKAHYLNDAGDVRIIRPLVDVRESALVDFARRFELPVINDNCPACFAMPTQREHFKQLLATEEQGNGQLFHSLRSAIAPLVADGADRAIAHAQAQHQAQAHAMAHAAPLTAQQS; the protein is encoded by the coding sequence ATGCACTATCAGATGCTGCATCACGGCGACCGAGTCTTGCTGGGGCTGTCCGGCGGCAAGGACTCGCTCTCGCTGCTGCACATCCTGCGGCATATCCAGCGACGCGCCCCGATCGATTTCGAGATCGCCGCGGTCACCGTCGACCCGATGGTGCCCGGTTTCGACCCCGGCCCGCTCAGTGGTTACCTCGAAACCCTCGGCGTGCGCCACTACCGGGTGCAGGAAGACATCGTCGCGCTGGCCGACGACCACATGAGCGGGGACTCCTACTGCTCGTTCTGCTCGCGGCTCAAGCGTGGGCTGATCTATCGTCTCGCCCGCGAGGAAGGCTTCAACGTGCTGGCACTGGCCCAACACCTCGACGATCTCGCCGAGAGCTTCATGATGAGTGCGTTCCACGGTGGCAAGCTCAACACCATGAAGGCGCATTACCTCAACGATGCCGGCGACGTGCGCATCATCCGCCCGCTGGTCGACGTGCGCGAATCGGCCCTGGTCGACTTCGCCCGCCGCTTCGAGCTGCCGGTGATCAACGACAACTGCCCCGCCTGCTTTGCCATGCCGACCCAGCGCGAACACTTCAAGCAGCTGCTCGCGACCGAAGAGCAGGGCAATGGCCAGCTGTTCCACTCACTCAGGTCGGCGATCGCACCGCTGGTCGCCGACGGCGCCGACCGGGCGATCGCGCACGCCCAAGCCCAACACCAGGCCCAGGCCCATGCCATGGCGCACGCCGCCCCGCTCACGGCACAACAATCATGA
- the pip gene encoding prolyl aminopeptidase produces the protein MRALYPPIEPLVNHSLPVGDGHVLHVEECGRLTGLPVLFLHGGPGAGCTPMHRRFFDPDRYRIVLPDQRGAGRSTPHAGLEANTTADLIADLELLRETLGIDRWLVFGGSWGSTLALAYAQAHPERVTGLILRGVFLCRRQDIRWFYQDGASHVFPDYWRDYLEPIPAAERADLVAAYHRLLNGDDQIAQYQAARAWSVWEGRCATLRPEPEVVDYFADAHHALSIARIENHYFTNDSFLETPLLDGMDRLADIPGHIVHGRYDMVCPIDQAFALHERWPNATFEVIDDAGHAASEAGIVDALVRATDRFADEARS, from the coding sequence ATGCGTGCGCTCTATCCCCCGATCGAACCCCTGGTCAATCACAGCCTGCCGGTCGGCGATGGGCATGTCCTGCATGTCGAGGAGTGTGGTCGGCTGACCGGTCTGCCGGTGCTGTTCCTGCACGGTGGGCCCGGGGCGGGCTGCACCCCGATGCATCGACGGTTCTTCGATCCGGATCGTTACCGCATCGTCCTGCCGGACCAGCGTGGTGCGGGGCGTTCGACGCCGCATGCCGGGCTGGAAGCGAATACGACCGCCGACCTGATCGCGGATCTGGAATTGCTCCGTGAGACCTTGGGCATCGACCGCTGGCTGGTCTTCGGTGGCTCCTGGGGCTCGACCCTGGCCCTGGCCTATGCCCAGGCCCACCCTGAGCGGGTGACCGGCCTGATCCTGCGGGGCGTGTTTCTCTGTCGTCGGCAGGACATCCGCTGGTTCTACCAGGATGGCGCCTCGCACGTGTTCCCCGATTACTGGCGCGATTACCTCGAGCCGATTCCCGCCGCCGAGCGTGCTGACCTGGTCGCCGCCTATCACCGTCTGCTCAATGGCGACGACCAGATCGCCCAGTACCAGGCCGCGCGGGCCTGGTCGGTGTGGGAGGGGCGCTGTGCCACGTTGCGGCCTGAGCCCGAGGTGGTGGACTACTTCGCCGATGCCCATCACGCCCTGTCGATCGCCCGGATCGAAAACCACTATTTCACGAACGATTCGTTCCTCGAGACACCGCTACTCGATGGCATGGATCGCCTGGCCGACATCCCGGGGCACATCGTCCATGGACGTTACGACATGGTCTGTCCCATCGACCAGGCCTTTGCGCTGCACGAGCGTTGGCCGAATGCCACGTTCGAGGTGATCGATGATGCCGGTCATGCGGCGAGCGAGGCGGGGATCGTCGATGCGCTGGTGCGTGCCACCGACCGATTCGCCGACGAGGCGCGTTCATGA
- the dtd gene encoding D-aminoacyl-tRNA deacylase yields MIGLIQRARRGAVRVDDEVVGEIGMGLVCLVGVEQGDGPAEAERLAERVLSYRVFPDEAGRMNRSLRQAEGGVLAVPQFTLAADTRRGNRPSFTPAADPGVAEGLFDVFVESLSRRYPGAVATGRFGADMQVELVNDGPVTFWLEVPPPA; encoded by the coding sequence ATGATCGGCCTGATCCAGCGCGCGCGGCGGGGTGCCGTGCGGGTGGATGACGAGGTGGTTGGCGAAATCGGGATGGGGCTGGTCTGTCTGGTGGGGGTCGAGCAGGGGGATGGGCCGGCCGAGGCCGAGCGCCTGGCCGAGCGGGTGCTCAGTTACCGCGTATTTCCCGACGAGGCCGGCCGGATGAATCGATCCCTGCGGCAGGCCGAGGGTGGGGTGCTGGCCGTGCCGCAATTCACGCTGGCGGCGGACACGCGCCGCGGCAATCGGCCCAGTTTCACCCCGGCGGCCGATCCCGGCGTGGCGGAAGGGCTGTTTGATGTCTTCGTCGAATCGCTCAGCCGCCGTTACCCCGGGGCGGTGGCGACCGGGCGCTTCGGCGCCGACATGCAGGTGGAGCTGGTCAATGATGGGCCGGTGACCTTTTGGCTGGAAGTGCCGCCGCCCGCTTGA
- the soxZ gene encoding thiosulfate oxidation carrier complex protein SoxZ — MSTIRMRISPAGDVLDVKALIRHPMESGNREDKSTGEKIPANYIQKLMVSVNGENVMDGNLSEAVSKNPYLNIKVPGKKGDEVKISWTSNTGESDEATQAA; from the coding sequence ATGTCTACTATCCGCATGCGCATCTCTCCGGCCGGCGACGTTCTGGACGTGAAGGCCCTGATCCGTCACCCGATGGAATCCGGCAACCGCGAAGACAAGTCCACCGGCGAGAAGATCCCGGCGAACTACATCCAGAAGCTGATGGTCTCCGTCAACGGTGAGAACGTCATGGACGGCAACCTGTCGGAAGCCGTTTCCAAGAACCCCTACCTGAACATCAAGGTACCGGGCAAGAAAGGTGACGAGGTCAAGATCTCCTGGACCTCCAACACCGGCGAGTCCGACGAGGCTACCCAGGCTGCCTAA
- the soxY gene encoding thiosulfate oxidation carrier protein SoxY yields the protein MQTKRRVFLKGSLAASAAGLAVGAGLLSPRAVLAADWPSAAFDSESMDNGLNELFGSSDAAESGDVSVKAPDIAENGAVVPVTVESSIADSDKVAIFVSKNPTPLVASFDLSGANPFVSTRIRMGETDDVTGVVHAGGKLYKASKEVKVTIGGCGG from the coding sequence ATGCAAACCAAGCGTCGCGTATTTCTGAAGGGCAGCCTCGCTGCCAGTGCTGCTGGTCTGGCTGTTGGTGCCGGCCTGCTGTCCCCGCGTGCGGTTCTGGCGGCCGACTGGCCGTCTGCCGCTTTCGATTCCGAGAGCATGGACAACGGCCTGAACGAGCTGTTCGGTTCTTCTGACGCTGCCGAGTCCGGCGACGTCTCCGTCAAGGCCCCGGACATCGCCGAGAACGGCGCGGTTGTCCCGGTCACCGTCGAGTCTTCCATCGCCGACTCCGACAAGGTCGCCATCTTCGTATCGAAGAACCCGACCCCGCTGGTCGCTTCCTTCGACCTGTCCGGCGCCAACCCGTTCGTCTCCACCCGTATCCGCATGGGCGAGACCGACGACGTCACCGGCGTAGTTCACGCGGGCGGCAAGCTGTACAAGGCGTCCAAGGAAGTCAAGGTAACCATCGGTGGCTGCGGCGGCTAA
- a CDS encoding sigma-54-dependent transcriptional regulator — MTTARPNDNPPVIAFVDDDERASDLFTRYAHTEGLTVHGFQSVEAAQTWLTDNAVDLVISDLKMPGMNGLEFLEWLRGEWPELPVILITGYSTIDNAIQALRLGASDFVKKPYDPEELIDLVRRLLDEGPTQPPAAAEPGERAMLGQSKAIEAVYHILDKIRDVRINVMIEGESGSGKELAARATHERSDFAGTPYIVIDCGALTDTLLENELFGHEKGAFTGANTAKPGLLEVASGGTVFLDEIGNISDAMQVKLLRVVQEQEITRVGGVQTIPIDVRFIVASNRNLAEMVREGTFRHDLYHRLNVVRLLMPPLRERREDIPALAQHFIDEFAGRFRRPAQRLTERAERAILDYPWPGNVRELKNAIERAVALSDSEEIDLELVGEDTAPVATGNETSAIDADLPTLEELERRYIEKTLKHTEGNREKTANILGINKSTLWRKLQNYGKK; from the coding sequence ATGACGACTGCCAGGCCAAACGACAACCCACCGGTCATCGCCTTCGTCGACGACGACGAACGCGCCTCGGACCTGTTCACGCGCTACGCGCACACTGAAGGGTTGACGGTGCACGGCTTTCAGTCGGTCGAGGCCGCCCAGACATGGCTGACCGACAACGCGGTCGACCTGGTCATCTCGGATCTCAAGATGCCGGGCATGAACGGCCTGGAATTCCTGGAATGGCTGCGCGGCGAATGGCCGGAACTGCCGGTGATCCTGATCACCGGCTATTCCACCATCGACAACGCCATCCAGGCGCTGCGGCTCGGCGCCAGCGATTTCGTCAAGAAGCCCTACGACCCCGAGGAGCTGATCGACCTGGTGCGCCGGCTGCTCGACGAGGGGCCGACCCAGCCACCCGCCGCGGCCGAGCCGGGCGAACGGGCGATGCTGGGCCAGTCGAAGGCGATCGAGGCGGTGTATCACATCCTCGACAAGATCCGCGACGTGCGCATCAACGTGATGATCGAGGGCGAATCCGGTTCGGGCAAGGAACTGGCCGCACGCGCCACCCACGAACGCTCCGACTTTGCCGGCACGCCGTACATCGTGATCGACTGCGGCGCGCTGACCGACACGCTGCTGGAGAACGAGCTGTTCGGCCATGAGAAGGGCGCCTTCACCGGCGCCAACACCGCGAAGCCCGGCCTGCTGGAGGTCGCCAGTGGCGGCACGGTCTTTCTCGACGAGATCGGCAACATCTCGGACGCGATGCAGGTCAAACTGCTGCGAGTGGTGCAGGAACAGGAAATCACCCGCGTCGGCGGGGTGCAGACCATTCCCATCGACGTGCGTTTCATCGTCGCGAGCAATCGCAACCTCGCCGAGATGGTGCGCGAGGGCACGTTCCGACACGACCTCTATCACCGCTTGAACGTGGTGCGCCTGCTGATGCCGCCACTGCGCGAACGACGCGAGGACATCCCGGCCCTCGCCCAGCACTTCATCGACGAGTTCGCTGGCCGATTTCGCCGGCCGGCCCAACGCCTGACCGAACGTGCCGAGCGGGCGATCCTCGACTACCCCTGGCCCGGCAACGTGCGCGAACTCAAGAATGCCATCGAGCGGGCCGTGGCCCTGTCCGACAGCGAGGAGATCGACCTGGAACTGGTGGGTGAGGACACCGCGCCGGTGGCAACCGGTAACGAGACGAGCGCCATCGACGCCGATCTCCCGACCCTCGAGGAGCTCGAGCGTCGCTACATCGAAAAGACGCTCAAGCACACCGAGGGCAACCGCGAGAAGACCGCCAACATCCTCGGCATCAACAAGTCGACCCTCTGGCGCAAGCTGCAGAACTACGGCAAGAAGTGA
- a CDS encoding sensor histidine kinase yields MRLPVNIFLWTFTATLVPLVLLVWGVTSYSEQRFQKEVSREIDENIDSLIGEMSNRMRYEREVVEGIGQSQEIQTMLNALMASSMGIRHPELTSMRINANRFLAGLQRTVPGLGSIRILDAAGNTVIKVTLGRVASPSFDSLGQVNYVEEEFDNNRFLRRLEDLPTDQISFMTLPLAFGDALPDREPSTLYAVRPLRNVDDRTAGYVVVNTFGEQLDEILSFSPRPRDGKVMIIEHNTAIPARDGLLLFDDQRNISFISPFENGGTADYTDVQKIDDGAFWDAAVAQSNGSYLSKDGDTRYYYQEYHPYPHSLASWFVAFKLPADITTAPFRDIRLSLFGFGLLALVMSLLFAGLGARFFSRPIIRLSESLKRFADGDRDDPIPVDSRTTEVHELQASFRYLTEQLASEARQRDRAEKKALQQAKLASIGEMAAGIGHEINNPLNNILTLTRLVERQLPADQPGIREDMSDLRAEAHRASRIVRGVMNFARQLPPEHETIALAEWLEEVIDRMEPEAMEADVHLALLSATARCEAEFDPGQMEQVIANLVRNAIHASPTGGHILIQAECLDETVRIEIRDEGGGLPTEVIEQIFDPFFTTKAVDRGTGLGLSISLGIVQYHGGELTLENRRDLGEPDATGVLARVVLPRHKARPRVIRPPETSKQSTPTP; encoded by the coding sequence ATGCGTCTGCCGGTCAACATCTTCCTGTGGACCTTTACCGCCACCCTGGTGCCGCTCGTGCTCCTGGTATGGGGCGTGACCAGCTACAGCGAACAGCGGTTTCAGAAGGAAGTCAGCCGGGAGATCGACGAGAACATCGATTCGCTAATCGGCGAGATGAGCAACCGGATGCGCTACGAGCGCGAAGTGGTCGAAGGCATCGGGCAATCGCAGGAAATCCAGACGATGCTCAATGCCCTGATGGCCTCGTCCATGGGCATTCGTCACCCCGAGCTCACCTCGATGCGCATCAATGCCAACCGCTTTCTGGCCGGCCTGCAACGCACGGTGCCGGGGCTGGGGAGTATCCGCATTCTCGATGCGGCCGGCAACACGGTAATCAAGGTCACCCTGGGACGGGTCGCCTCGCCCTCGTTCGACAGCCTGGGACAGGTCAACTACGTCGAGGAGGAATTCGACAACAACCGCTTCCTCCGGCGGCTGGAGGACCTGCCCACCGACCAGATCAGTTTCATGACCCTGCCGCTGGCCTTCGGCGATGCGCTGCCCGACCGTGAACCGAGCACCCTGTATGCCGTGCGCCCGCTGCGCAACGTCGACGACCGGACCGCCGGTTACGTGGTGGTCAACACCTTCGGCGAGCAACTCGACGAGATACTCTCGTTCTCGCCCCGCCCCCGGGACGGCAAGGTGATGATCATCGAACACAACACGGCCATCCCCGCGCGCGACGGCCTGCTGCTGTTTGACGATCAGCGCAACATCAGCTTCATCAGCCCGTTCGAAAACGGCGGCACGGCCGACTATACCGACGTCCAGAAGATCGACGACGGGGCATTCTGGGATGCCGCCGTGGCGCAATCAAACGGCTCCTACCTGAGCAAGGACGGCGATACCCGCTACTACTACCAGGAGTACCACCCTTACCCGCACAGCCTTGCCTCGTGGTTCGTGGCATTCAAGCTGCCGGCCGACATCACCACCGCCCCGTTTCGCGACATCCGGCTGAGCCTGTTCGGCTTCGGCCTGCTGGCCCTCGTGATGAGCCTGCTGTTCGCGGGGCTTGGGGCACGATTCTTCTCCCGGCCGATCATCCGGCTTTCCGAAAGTCTCAAGCGATTCGCCGACGGTGACCGTGACGACCCCATCCCGGTCGACTCGCGCACCACCGAGGTCCACGAGCTGCAGGCCTCGTTCCGCTACCTGACCGAGCAACTCGCCAGCGAGGCCCGGCAACGCGACCGCGCCGAGAAGAAGGCCCTGCAACAGGCCAAGCTCGCCTCGATCGGTGAGATGGCCGCCGGCATCGGCCACGAGATCAACAACCCGCTCAACAACATCCTCACGCTCACCCGGCTGGTCGAGCGCCAGCTCCCGGCCGACCAGCCCGGGATCCGCGAGGACATGAGCGATCTGCGCGCCGAGGCGCATCGCGCCAGTCGCATCGTGCGCGGCGTGATGAACTTCGCCCGCCAGCTCCCCCCCGAGCACGAGACCATCGCGCTGGCCGAGTGGCTGGAAGAGGTGATCGATCGCATGGAGCCCGAGGCCATGGAGGCGGACGTGCACCTGGCCCTGCTCAGCGCCACCGCGCGCTGCGAGGCGGAATTCGACCCGGGCCAGATGGAGCAGGTGATTGCCAACCTGGTGCGCAACGCCATCCACGCCAGCCCCACCGGCGGGCATATACTGATCCAGGCCGAATGCCTCGACGAAACCGTCCGGATCGAGATCCGCGACGAGGGCGGCGGCCTGCCGACCGAGGTGATCGAGCAGATCTTCGACCCGTTCTTCACCACCAAAGCGGTCGATCGCGGCACGGGCCTGGGGCTGTCGATCAGCCTGGGGATCGTGCAGTACCACGGCGGCGAACTGACACTGGAAAATCGGCGTGACCTGGGCGAACCCGACGCCACCGGCGTGCTCGCCCGGGTGGTGCTGCCGCGCCACAAGGCGCGACCGCGCGTCATCCGCCCACCGGAAACATCCAAACAATCGACACCGACGCCATGA